From the genome of Desulfobaculum xiamenense, one region includes:
- a CDS encoding tail protein X, producing the protein MIRYRTKDGDMLDLICQRHYGRTADVVETVLDANPGLAAFGPVLSAGLVIVLPEISEPHAIEEGVTLWD; encoded by the coding sequence ATGATTCGCTACCGCACCAAGGATGGCGACATGCTGGACCTCATCTGTCAGCGGCACTACGGGCGCACGGCGGACGTGGTGGAGACCGTGCTCGACGCCAACCCCGGCCTTGCGGCCTTCGGACCGGTGCTGTCGGCGGGGCTGGTCATCGTATTGCCGGAGATTTCCGAGCCGCACGCGATCGAGGAGGGGGTGACCCTGTGGGATTAG
- a CDS encoding sensor histidine kinase — protein sequence MSIRSKLRLLALGTALLIALASACLYWAERGIGLALCRSQGAYAILSGVTELNLLANEFDGSNASRLETQWTRRWESLNREIATFVSVYPKTPGLDRFMREFIKAEGLFDEFVSVSKQVQQSESRELVAARANLLAHFTVVLVSVEANAKKVSSEAVREIGDVQRTRNLVLLGIVVVAVVMFCIWLRFLSRGILAPLEVVHRGVVRLRDGELGCEVPVPASADEVGALARAFNEMSRSLRDVTVSRDELQREVQVRKKAEASLRDAQRAVFAAGERERIRIGRELHDGICQDLTAIRLHLGNLVHALSPSEIEVGRSITAVNDYLLKVLEEIRRLVMDLRPAMLDEIGLLSTLRWKCRQIRKAHGLDISLDMPGDEARIPEDLKGTLYRIVQEALNNIVRHSGARHADVVLEIDEDELTLIVFDDGCGFDVEQGARAGYGLANMRERAHAFGGSFEVSSAQGVRLTARFPLQFVDADG from the coding sequence ATGAGCATTCGATCCAAACTGCGGCTTCTGGCGCTGGGAACGGCGCTGCTCATCGCGTTGGCCTCGGCATGTCTGTACTGGGCCGAACGTGGTATCGGTCTTGCGCTTTGCAGGAGTCAGGGGGCCTACGCGATACTCAGCGGCGTGACGGAGCTCAACCTGCTCGCCAACGAGTTTGACGGATCGAATGCTTCGCGCCTTGAAACCCAGTGGACCAGGCGCTGGGAAAGCCTCAACCGCGAGATCGCGACGTTTGTGAGCGTCTACCCGAAAACCCCCGGCCTTGACAGATTCATGCGTGAGTTCATCAAGGCCGAGGGTCTTTTTGACGAGTTCGTGAGCGTTTCGAAGCAGGTTCAGCAGAGCGAAAGCCGGGAGCTTGTCGCGGCGCGGGCCAATCTGCTCGCCCATTTCACCGTGGTGCTCGTTTCCGTGGAGGCCAACGCCAAGAAGGTGTCCTCGGAGGCCGTGCGCGAGATCGGCGATGTGCAGCGCACGCGCAACCTCGTGCTCTTGGGCATCGTCGTGGTGGCCGTGGTCATGTTTTGCATTTGGCTGCGTTTTCTGAGTCGAGGGATTCTTGCCCCGCTTGAGGTTGTACACCGAGGCGTCGTCCGGCTACGTGATGGCGAACTCGGCTGCGAGGTGCCCGTTCCTGCTTCGGCGGATGAAGTGGGTGCGTTGGCCCGAGCCTTCAACGAAATGTCGCGCAGCCTGCGTGATGTGACGGTTTCCCGTGACGAATTGCAGCGCGAGGTGCAGGTGCGCAAGAAGGCCGAGGCCTCGCTGCGCGATGCCCAGCGTGCCGTTTTCGCGGCGGGCGAGCGCGAGCGGATACGCATCGGCCGGGAACTGCACGACGGCATCTGTCAGGACCTCACCGCCATCCGTTTGCATCTGGGCAACCTCGTCCATGCGCTGTCGCCCTCTGAGATCGAGGTGGGGCGCTCGATCACGGCCGTCAACGACTATCTCCTTAAGGTGCTTGAGGAAATCCGTCGTTTGGTCATGGATTTGCGTCCGGCCATGCTCGACGAGATTGGCCTGTTGTCCACACTGCGCTGGAAGTGCCGGCAGATACGCAAGGCGCATGGCCTGGACATCTCCTTGGATATGCCGGGCGACGAGGCGCGCATCCCTGAGGATCTCAAGGGCACGCTGTATCGTATCGTGCAGGAGGCGCTCAACAATATCGTCAGACACAGCGGCGCACGCCATGCGGACGTGGTGCTGGAGATCGACGAGGACGAATTGACGCTCATCGTTTTTGATGATGGGTGCGGATTCGACGTGGAGCAGGGGGCCAGAGCGGGATACGGCTTGGCAAACATGCGCGAGCGCGCACATGCCTTTGGCGGCAGTTTCGAGGTGTCGTCGGCACAGGGCGTGCGGTTGACTGCGCGATTCCCTCTCCAGTTCGTCGATGCCGACGGTTGA
- a CDS encoding phage tail protein, whose protein sequence is MTKIMMKLGRYSFSVDTAAYGRFERSAAYRWAAQERHGREAALQYLGPGDETVSLSGVIHPHFRGGLGQVADMRREAGRGTPLLLVDGRGNVLGRWVILSVAETHGVLFNDGVPRTVEFTLNLRYFGRV, encoded by the coding sequence ATGACGAAGATAATGATGAAACTCGGGCGGTATTCGTTTTCCGTGGATACTGCGGCGTATGGGCGCTTCGAGCGTTCGGCCGCCTATCGCTGGGCGGCGCAGGAGCGCCACGGGCGCGAGGCCGCCTTGCAGTATCTTGGTCCGGGCGACGAGACGGTCTCCCTTTCCGGCGTGATTCATCCGCATTTCCGTGGTGGGCTGGGGCAGGTGGCGGACATGCGGCGTGAGGCCGGGCGCGGCACACCGCTGCTCCTTGTGGACGGGCGCGGGAATGTGCTGGGGCGTTGGGTCATTTTGAGCGTGGCCGAGACGCATGGCGTGCTGTTTAACGACGGCGTGCCGCGGACCGTGGAGTTCACCCTGAACCTGCGCTATTTCGGGAGGGTGTGA
- a CDS encoding response regulator produces MKECTRIFIAEDHTLLRDGLKVLISANPDWIVVGEASDGIETLEQIRTLDVDLLLIDLTMPRMSGVRVIEELRKTLPKLRILVLTAHSDEEFVYSALRAGADGYVVKDSTNEDLATAINSVMNGKSYLSPTVSMDVIHGYLDGRNTAAPTNKLDSLTHRERDVLQLVVDGHSNAEISNLLFISIKTVEKHKTNIMRKLDAANQHDLRRLARETPFVF; encoded by the coding sequence GTGAAGGAATGCACCAGAATATTCATTGCTGAAGACCATACGCTTCTTCGCGACGGACTCAAGGTCCTCATCAGCGCGAATCCGGACTGGATCGTCGTTGGTGAAGCCTCCGACGGAATCGAGACGCTGGAGCAAATCCGCACCTTGGATGTGGATTTGCTCCTCATCGATCTGACCATGCCGCGCATGAGCGGCGTACGGGTCATCGAAGAGTTGCGCAAGACTCTTCCGAAGCTGCGCATTCTCGTCCTCACCGCGCACAGCGACGAGGAATTCGTCTACTCCGCGCTACGTGCCGGGGCAGATGGCTATGTGGTCAAGGACTCCACCAACGAGGATCTTGCCACCGCCATCAACAGCGTCATGAACGGCAAGAGCTACCTCAGCCCCACGGTGTCGATGGACGTCATTCACGGCTATCTGGACGGTCGCAACACCGCCGCCCCCACGAACAAGCTGGACAGCCTCACCCATCGCGAGCGCGACGTGCTGCAACTTGTCGTGGATGGTCACAGTAACGCGGAGATTTCCAACCTGCTGTTCATCAGCATCAAGACCGTGGAAAAGCACAAGACCAACATCATGCGCAAACTCGATGCCGCCAATCAGCACGACCTGCGCAGGCTCGCCCGCGAAACGCCCTTCGTCTTCTAA
- a CDS encoding phage tail assembly chaperone — translation MIIHHYHPVSGVYLGQGEADESPLEPGVYLIPAHATEAAPPVCAEDEIARWSGEAWTVVPDLRGAAYWTSPRERHEITDIGDTIPEGATIAPPPSEYHAWDGMQWVEDAEARGAQLAATIRAERDRRMREVYDPAAMQLLRHRRAVVASGGDTTDIDAQLTAWDVYASALETIPEQSKFPESVEWPVEPATETATHEV, via the coding sequence CGGACGAGAGCCCGCTGGAACCCGGCGTGTATCTCATCCCCGCGCATGCGACCGAGGCCGCACCGCCCGTGTGTGCCGAGGACGAGATCGCCCGCTGGAGCGGCGAGGCGTGGACCGTGGTCCCGGACCTGCGCGGTGCCGCGTACTGGACCAGCCCCCGCGAGCGCCACGAGATCACCGACATCGGCGATACCATCCCCGAGGGCGCGACCATAGCCCCGCCGCCCAGCGAGTATCACGCATGGGACGGCATGCAGTGGGTGGAGGACGCCGAGGCGCGCGGCGCGCAGCTCGCCGCCACCATCCGCGCCGAGCGCGACCGCCGCATGCGCGAGGTCTACGACCCTGCGGCCATGCAGCTCCTGCGGCATCGTCGAGCCGTTGTCGCCAGCGGAGGCGACACCACGGACATCGACGCCCAGCTTACCGCGTGGGACGTCTATGCCTCCGCGTTGGAGACTATCCCCGAGCAGTCCAAATTTCCCGAAAGTGTCGAATGGCCTGTTGAACCTGCAACCGAAACCGCAACACACGAGGTTTGA
- a CDS encoding ABC transporter substrate-binding protein: protein MHRTGILCLAIMIVGLLAGSADAQPRKVVISGGSGAMDGAVCVAIAKGYLAENDIDAELRIYRNGSAALEGFLAGEADFVSTNRVGVVLTDFDPSRFAFIATLSTSDSQTKVLCRKSAGIAQPADLRGKRIGTVRGTTAHYYLHKFLIHNGVSPRDVKVVYLKKKQLPEALVAGEIDAMCQHGTPFDQAKSALGDDAIIFGNPKLDRKLVPLMARRDMIANEPKVIEGLFRGIRKAELWIADHQEEASRIIADMRHLSYESTLAFLRNEADFNLSLEQSVLLNLENVEMWAIESELVERKTPRNMLDIVDYHPLEKVFPESVTIIR, encoded by the coding sequence ATGCATCGTACAGGAATTCTTTGTCTCGCAATCATGATTGTCGGGCTACTTGCCGGTTCGGCCGATGCGCAGCCGCGCAAGGTCGTCATCTCCGGCGGATCCGGCGCCATGGACGGAGCCGTCTGCGTCGCCATCGCCAAGGGATACCTCGCAGAAAACGATATTGACGCGGAGCTTCGTATCTATCGCAACGGTTCGGCCGCGCTGGAGGGCTTTCTTGCCGGGGAGGCCGATTTCGTGTCCACCAACCGGGTGGGCGTCGTGCTGACGGATTTCGATCCGTCCCGATTTGCCTTCATCGCCACGCTTTCCACGTCGGACAGCCAGACCAAGGTCCTGTGCCGCAAGAGCGCTGGCATCGCCCAGCCTGCCGACCTGCGGGGCAAGCGCATTGGCACCGTTCGCGGAACGACGGCGCACTATTACCTTCATAAGTTCCTGATTCATAACGGCGTGTCGCCTCGGGACGTGAAGGTCGTCTACCTCAAGAAGAAGCAGTTGCCCGAAGCCCTCGTCGCAGGCGAGATCGATGCCATGTGCCAGCACGGCACGCCGTTCGATCAGGCAAAGAGCGCACTCGGGGACGACGCCATCATTTTCGGCAACCCCAAGCTTGATCGCAAGCTCGTTCCCCTGATGGCCCGGCGGGACATGATCGCCAACGAGCCGAAGGTCATTGAGGGGCTGTTCCGAGGCATCCGCAAGGCGGAGTTGTGGATTGCGGACCATCAGGAGGAGGCGAGCCGGATCATTGCCGACATGCGTCATCTGTCCTACGAGTCGACGCTCGCTTTCCTGCGCAACGAGGCCGATTTCAACCTCTCCCTTGAGCAGAGCGTTCTGCTCAATCTCGAAAATGTCGAGATGTGGGCCATCGAGAGCGAGCTTGTGGAGCGCAAGACGCCCCGGAACATGCTGGACATCGTCGACTACCACCCGCTGGAGAAGGTCTTTCCCGAAAGCGTGACCATTATTCGCTAG
- a CDS encoding phage tail assembly protein — METITLDYPVEHKGQTYAELHMRRPRVGDMVLGDKRGGTDLEKELILFATLCEVPPAVLEGLDMKDYRKVQERYTGFLS, encoded by the coding sequence ATGGAAACGATCACCCTGGACTATCCCGTTGAGCACAAGGGCCAGACCTACGCCGAGCTGCACATGCGCCGCCCCCGCGTGGGCGACATGGTCCTCGGCGACAAGCGCGGCGGCACCGATCTGGAGAAGGAACTGATCCTCTTCGCCACGCTGTGCGAGGTTCCGCCCGCCGTCCTCGAAGGGCTGGACATGAAGGACTATCGCAAGGTGCAGGAACGCTACACGGGTTTTTTGTCCTAG
- a CDS encoding contractile injection system protein, VgrG/Pvc8 family has product MGLDPDRHAPTFRIEADGKDITRVLRERLVSLSVMDEAGMQSDALSLTLADVAPHILLPPTGAELRVWLGYGTRVQFMGLYVVDGITIGGPPDSMSIKANGAPFEKSENFSELQTQRTRSWLPQSVGELVRCIAAEHGLVAAIADALDRVMLSHLDQINESSMNLLTRVAAGLGAVAKANGGALVFVRKGEGLSASGQELPTLPLTPRDVTNWSVSISGRENYRSVVATWRDVATAQDVEECVGEGEPVFRIRHSHPSREAAQQAARAKLDSFSSGKRTLSLTLPGDPALRAECRVELSGFRDGVNGTWSIARAEHRLGSGGYVTSLDAECV; this is encoded by the coding sequence GTGGGATTAGATCCTGATCGGCACGCGCCGACATTTCGCATCGAAGCGGACGGCAAGGATATAACCAGAGTGCTGCGCGAGCGGCTGGTGTCCCTGTCCGTCATGGATGAGGCGGGGATGCAGTCCGACGCGTTGAGCCTTACGCTTGCCGACGTCGCGCCGCACATTCTGCTTCCGCCCACCGGGGCAGAATTGCGGGTGTGGCTGGGCTACGGGACGCGGGTGCAATTCATGGGGCTGTACGTGGTGGATGGCATCACCATCGGTGGGCCGCCGGATTCCATGAGCATCAAGGCGAACGGCGCACCATTCGAGAAGAGCGAGAACTTCAGCGAGTTGCAGACCCAGCGGACGCGTTCGTGGCTGCCGCAATCCGTAGGCGAACTAGTCAGGTGCATCGCCGCCGAACATGGACTCGTTGCGGCCATTGCCGACGCGCTTGACCGTGTCATGCTCTCGCATCTCGATCAGATCAACGAAAGTAGCATGAATCTGCTGACGCGCGTGGCTGCCGGGCTTGGCGCAGTGGCCAAGGCCAACGGTGGGGCGCTCGTCTTCGTCCGGAAGGGAGAGGGACTATCGGCCAGCGGGCAGGAACTGCCGACACTGCCGCTGACGCCGCGGGATGTGACGAATTGGTCCGTCAGCATTTCCGGGCGCGAGAATTATCGCAGTGTGGTGGCGACATGGCGGGACGTCGCCACCGCGCAGGATGTGGAGGAATGCGTGGGGGAGGGGGAGCCTGTCTTTCGCATCAGACATTCCCACCCTTCGCGGGAGGCCGCGCAGCAGGCTGCGCGTGCGAAGCTCGACTCGTTTTCCAGCGGTAAGCGGACGCTTTCCCTGACGCTTCCGGGCGACCCTGCCTTGCGTGCCGAATGCCGCGTGGAATTGAGCGGATTCCGCGATGGCGTGAACGGGACGTGGAGCATCGCTCGGGCCGAGCATCGGCTGGGCAGCGGGGGGTACGTGACCTCGCTGGATGCCGAGTGCGTGTGA
- a CDS encoding phage tail sheath C-terminal domain-containing protein produces MSEQFLHGVEVIEIDAGPRPIRTVKSSVIGIVGTAPDADASVFPLNVPVLVAGNRREAAKLDTTGAGKGTLPVALDGILDQCGAMVVVIRVDEGADEAATMTAIVGGVDATTGQYTGVQALLASQSVLGFTPRILVAPGFTHQRAEDPANPGKHLKNPVVAELEGIAERLRAVVIADGPNTNDADAIAAIGDSGTARVFMVDPWVKVFRDGAYHDEPASARVAGMIARTDNDRGFWWSPSNREVLGVSGTARPVDFTLGDTNCRANALNEKNVATIINEGGYRLWGNRTGSIDPKWCFLSVRRTADMINESILAAHLWAVDRNITKTYVEDVVEGVNAYLRHLTAVGAILGGECWADPELNTPDQVQQGKVYFDFDFTPPYPAEHVTFRSHLVNDYIEEVFN; encoded by the coding sequence ATGTCTGAACAGTTTCTGCATGGCGTGGAAGTCATCGAGATCGATGCCGGTCCGCGTCCCATTCGCACGGTGAAGAGTTCCGTCATCGGCATTGTGGGCACGGCTCCGGACGCCGATGCTAGCGTCTTTCCCCTGAACGTCCCGGTGCTTGTAGCGGGTAACCGGCGCGAGGCCGCAAAGCTCGACACCACCGGCGCGGGCAAGGGCACGCTGCCCGTCGCGCTGGACGGCATTCTGGACCAGTGCGGGGCCATGGTCGTCGTGATTCGTGTGGACGAGGGGGCCGATGAGGCCGCCACCATGACGGCGATTGTCGGCGGCGTGGACGCGACCACCGGCCAGTACACCGGCGTGCAGGCACTTCTGGCCAGCCAGTCCGTTCTCGGCTTCACCCCGCGCATCCTCGTCGCCCCGGGCTTCACGCACCAGCGCGCCGAGGACCCGGCGAACCCCGGCAAGCACCTCAAGAATCCCGTGGTGGCGGAGCTGGAAGGCATTGCCGAACGGCTGCGCGCGGTGGTCATCGCCGACGGCCCGAATACCAACGACGCCGACGCCATCGCCGCCATTGGCGACAGCGGCACGGCCCGCGTGTTTATGGTGGACCCGTGGGTGAAGGTGTTCCGCGACGGCGCGTACCACGACGAGCCCGCCTCGGCCCGCGTGGCAGGCATGATCGCCCGCACGGACAACGACCGTGGCTTCTGGTGGTCGCCCTCCAATCGCGAGGTGCTTGGCGTGTCCGGCACCGCGCGCCCGGTGGACTTCACCCTCGGCGATACGAACTGCCGCGCCAACGCGTTGAACGAGAAGAACGTGGCCACCATCATCAACGAGGGCGGCTATCGCCTGTGGGGCAACCGCACCGGCAGCATCGATCCCAAGTGGTGCTTCCTGTCCGTGCGCCGTACGGCGGACATGATCAACGAGTCCATCCTCGCCGCGCACCTGTGGGCCGTGGATCGCAACATCACCAAGACCTACGTGGAGGACGTGGTGGAAGGCGTGAACGCCTACCTGCGCCACCTCACGGCGGTGGGTGCCATCCTCGGCGGCGAGTGCTGGGCCGACCCTGAACTCAACACCCCGGATCAGGTGCAGCAGGGCAAGGTCTACTTCGACTTCGACTTCACCCCGCCGTACCCGGCCGAGCACGTGACGTTCCGTTCGCATCTGGTCAACGACTACATCGAGGAGGTCTTCAACTGA
- a CDS encoding phage major tail tube protein — MPAKDILKNFALFVDGRGYVGDCEEVQPPSLSLVTDDFRAGGMDAPVALDMGMEKLEGTFTLTRQCADVLMSFGVTQNSGVQITARGALESLDGTVTPVTIQMRGCVVKIESGAWKPGEKSTLSVTVALTYYKREQGGKVLHEIDVPNMKRIIGGVDQLAEIRKACGM; from the coding sequence ATGCCTGCCAAGGATATTCTGAAGAATTTCGCACTGTTCGTGGATGGTCGCGGCTATGTGGGCGACTGCGAGGAAGTCCAGCCCCCGAGCCTGTCCCTCGTCACCGACGACTTCCGCGCGGGCGGCATGGACGCCCCCGTTGCGCTGGACATGGGCATGGAGAAGCTGGAGGGCACCTTCACCCTCACCCGCCAGTGCGCGGACGTGCTGATGAGCTTCGGCGTGACGCAGAACAGCGGCGTGCAGATCACCGCGCGCGGCGCGCTGGAAAGCCTCGACGGCACGGTGACGCCCGTCACCATCCAGATGCGCGGCTGCGTTGTGAAGATCGAGTCCGGCGCGTGGAAGCCGGGCGAGAAGTCCACGCTGTCCGTGACCGTGGCGCTGACCTACTACAAGCGCGAGCAGGGTGGAAAGGTGCTGCACGAGATCGACGTGCCGAACATGAAGCGCATCATCGGCGGCGTCGATCAGCTCGCCGAAATCCGCAAGGCCTGCGGGATGTAG